The Pogona vitticeps strain Pit_001003342236 chromosome 3, PviZW2.1, whole genome shotgun sequence genome includes a window with the following:
- the ATP5PO gene encoding ATP synthase peripheral stalk subunit OSCP, mitochondrial: protein MAASVRLAQKVRHFSTSLVRPVSKLVQPPIQVYGLEGRYATALYSAASKKKQLEQTEKELARVLALMKDPKLSAVVMNPHIKGAAKQKAVQNVLVKEKLSPITLNFINVLAENGRLPYTPGVVSSFGKIMSAHRGEVLCSVTTAQPLDEANLTELKSTLHGFLAKGEVLKLELKTDPTILGGMIVSIGDKYVDMSTKTKIQKLSKIIQLPV, encoded by the exons ATGGCGGCGTCCGTGCGTTTGGCTCAGAAG GTTCGACACTTCAGTACATCTCTGGTCAGGCCAGTGTCAAAATTGGTGCAG CCCCCAATTCAAGTGTATGGACTAGAAGGCCGGTATGCCACTGCACTCTATTCTGCTGCATCTAAGAAGAAGCAGCTGGAACAGACTGAGAAAGAGCTGGCTCGTGTGTTG GCACTTATGAAGGACCCTAAATTATCTGCTGTTGTCATGAATCCTCATATAAAAGGTGCAGCAAAGCAAAAGGCTGTGCAAAATGTTCTGGTTAAAGAGAAACTGTCTCCTATCACTCTCAATTTTATCA ATGTGCTTGCTGAAAATGGTCGCTTACCCTATACTCCAGGTGTAGTTTCTTCATTTGGTAAGATTATGAGTGCGCACCGTGGAGAAGTGCTATGTTCTGTAACTACTGCTCAG CCCTTGGATGAGGCCAATCTTACTGAATTGAAATCAACTCTGCATGGCTTTTTAGCTAAAGGAGAAGTATTGAAACTGGAACTAAAG ACTGATCCAACCATTTTGGGAGGAATGATTGTCAGCATTGGTGATAAATACGTTGATATGTCTACCAAAACCAAGATTCAGAAACTGAGCAAGATCATCCAACTGCCTGTTTAA